GGCGATTATTACTGGATTTACCATGTCTCCTGCGATCACAGCAGCTTTTCCGTTTCTATTGGAAATTTTCGGAGGTTATCAGACTGCCAGAACCATCCATTTTTTCACTTCCATAGGTCTGGAGATTTTCCTGGTGATGCATATTGCCATGATTATTTTGTCAGGGTTTAAACAACAAGTACGATACATGACCATTGGAAAACAGCCATGAAGAAAAAGCAGATTATAACTAGACGTGCAGCGATTACCACGGGAGTAGCAGCGTTGGGAGCATTGCTGATACCTGGATGTAATCAGCCAATGCCACCTAACTATGGGAATATCCTTCGAATGGGTGATAATTTCACATACGCTGCACATCGAGCTTTATTTTCCAGTCAATCACTGGCCAAAGAATATAGCTTCAGCGATATTTCATCCATGCCGGCCACAGGCACCATCAATCCAGCTGATACTTCCAAGGAATATTTTAGTGAGACATATGATAAGCACTTGCGGTCAGGGTTTGAAAATTGGCAATTGCCTGTAGAAGGACTAGTGGCTAGACCGGGAAACTATTCATTGGATCAACTCAAGAAATTTAATGCTCGTACCCAAATCACAAGACATACCTGTGAAGAAGGATGGACTGCTATCGCTGAATGGTCCGGGGTTCCATTGAAAGCACTTTTGGAGCACGCCGGAATGATGCCTAAAGCACGATGGGTGAATTTTTATTCCTATGATGGTTGGTTGGATTGCATTGATTTAATAGATGCTTTTCATCCCCAAACTATATTAGCCTATGGCATGAATGGGAAAAACTTATCCATTCCACATGGAGCACCAATTCGATTGAGGTTAGAGAGACAAATAGGATTTAAAAGCATGAAATATCTTGAGAAAATCGTGGTTACAGAAAATTATGTCGATCCAGGAGATATCGGATGGGCATGGTATAATGGCTTTTAAAAAAATAGCCCGATCAAGATTGATCGGGCTATTTTTTTTGAGTGTATTCCAACTCAATTAAAATTCTTGATCAGTTGGTAACTGAATTGTAGGATTTCCAAGTAGTTAGTCTTACTGATTTTTTCATCGATTCCATGGAATTTTGTCATGGACTCAGAGTTAACCCGCATCGGATAAAATCGATAAACCTCCTCCGAAACTGAATAGAAATACCGGGAATCTGTGGCTCCTCCCAGCAAACCAGGAACTACCACTGTATTAGGGTGAAGTCCTCGGATGGTTTTTTCAAGGGTTTTGTAGGCATCTGAATTTACCGTTGAAACTTGTGGAGGATCAGTAAGGAAGCCTACCGGTTCCACTTTTACTTTATCAGAAATCACAGACTCGATATGTGCCTGAACTGATTCAATGGTTTCCCCAGGAAGGATTCGGAAATTGATCGTTGCCTCGGCCACTGTCGGAATAACGTTGTTTTTTACCCCTCCATCAATAATTGTTGGTGCTGTGGTGGTGTGGGCATTCAATCCCTCTAAAAGCTGCTTTTTGAAAAGCCAAGGGTTGGCAAATGCCAGACGGGTCATAAATGGGAGTTCAGGCCCTAAATATTCCAATTGTGAATCGATAGGAGGTACAAGTTTGTAAGGTAATTGATTGTTTTCCAGATCCACGATCGCTTGGGCCAGCATCCCAATGGTGTTTTCACGAGGAGGAGCAGAACTATGCCCTCCATTTGTTTCCACGATTAAACGGAAGGATGCAAACCCCTTTTCTCCTAAATTGATCATGGCTACAGGTACATCTACTCCGGGAACTAATCCTTCGGCTATAAACCCACCTTCGTCTATTGTCATTGCTGCTTGAATCCCCTGAGCCTTAAGATGCTCAGCAATTTTTGCAGCGCCTTTTCCCCCACCCACTTCTTCGTCATGTCCTGAAGCGATGTATATGGTCCTAGTAGGTTTAAAATTTTCTGAAAGCAGTTTTTCAACTGATTCCAAAACCGCGATCAAGGTACTTTTATCGTCCATTGTTCCTCTACCAATGATGTGGGTATCAGTGATTTTTCCTTCAAATGGAGCTGCTTCCCAGTCTCCAAGAGTTGGTTGGTCTATTGGGACCACATCTTGATGGGACATC
Above is a window of Algoriphagus machipongonensis DNA encoding:
- a CDS encoding M20 family peptidase codes for the protein MKKFFLGLLLLLIAVVAILLFNTFRFTSKQVDAEPIELVNFSDQVFQNLSKAITFQTISVSEDAIPDSAAFFGFHRFLEETFPLTHANLSLEKINTYSLLYKWEGSDPSKKPIILMSHQDVVPIDQPTLGDWEAAPFEGKITDTHIIGRGTMDDKSTLIAVLESVEKLLSENFKPTRTIYIASGHDEEVGGGKGAAKIAEHLKAQGIQAAMTIDEGGFIAEGLVPGVDVPVAMINLGEKGFASFRLIVETNGGHSSAPPRENTIGMLAQAIVDLENNQLPYKLVPPIDSQLEYLGPELPFMTRLAFANPWLFKKQLLEGLNAHTTTAPTIIDGGVKNNVIPTVAEATINFRILPGETIESVQAHIESVISDKVKVEPVGFLTDPPQVSTVNSDAYKTLEKTIRGLHPNTVVVPGLLGGATDSRYFYSVSEEVYRFYPMRVNSESMTKFHGIDEKISKTNYLEILQFSYQLIKNFN
- a CDS encoding molybdopterin-dependent oxidoreductase — protein: MKKKQIITRRAAITTGVAALGALLIPGCNQPMPPNYGNILRMGDNFTYAAHRALFSSQSLAKEYSFSDISSMPATGTINPADTSKEYFSETYDKHLRSGFENWQLPVEGLVARPGNYSLDQLKKFNARTQITRHTCEEGWTAIAEWSGVPLKALLEHAGMMPKARWVNFYSYDGWLDCIDLIDAFHPQTILAYGMNGKNLSIPHGAPIRLRLERQIGFKSMKYLEKIVVTENYVDPGDIGWAWYNGF